From the Aquirufa lenticrescens genome, the window CTAATATTTTGGTAAAATAAATTAATGTCAGCCTTGTGCCAGTTTTTCAACTTCACAAAAGCGCGACCAGGAACATACGGGGTATTCGTCCACAAGACTCCCAAATGGTTTTGGGCATCTGCAAACTCTTTTACATATTTAAATCCATAGGATACACCACCGATATTCTTTTCTTTCGAGGCAAAATTCTCATCCGTAGACCACGTTAATGGATTAACGGAAGCTAATTCAGTCACCGTACCTGGATGCCAAGGGGGTAAATAACCTTGCAAAAAGGACGTGTAGGCTACGAAACATCCCGTTTGAGTAGGGGAAGTACAAACGGGAATGTTTGTGAAGGTATTTTTAGGAGTCGCGATTCCGATGATATAAGCTGCCACCAGTTGCTTTCCTAATTCTTTCCCGTCAAAATACTCTTTCATCAAACGCGTAGCGTGTACCGTACCTTGGCTGTGGCTAGCGATGATAATCGGTCTCCCTTTGTTTTCATGTGCTAAATAATAGTCGAAGGCTCTTTTCACATCGGAATAGGCTAAGTCCAAGGCAGCTTCTTTATCTTCTTTATACTGGGTGACAAAAGCTTGGTAATGTGCCTGGCGGTAACGGGGTGCGAAAATTCGCCCGGCAGCATTAAAGGCAGTAGCTTGATTCAAAATCGTTGAACTGTCCGTGCGCGTATTCAAGGCTTGATCTGTCATCGAAGCATTCCAAACATATTCGTTTTCTGGTTTATAGGTAAATATGGTGGGGTGAATGAAGAAGACATCGGCTTTGGCAGTCGCCTGTTCATCTTTTAATGAGGACTTGCGTGGTACTAAATCCGCCGCGTCATAGCGAGAAGGTAAAGCTGACCAAGCGGCTGGGTCTGCATAATCCATAGGCGCCGGTTGGGGAGCGTCTTTCCATCTGGTGCTCAGTACATAAGGCGTTTGACTTGCGCAAGCGCTGAGGAAAATGACACACAAAAAGACAAGAGCTCTCATAGGCTTAATTTATATGCAAAGCTAGTAGTTTAATCCTCCTTTTTAAAATAAAATGATTGAGCGGTAATACGAGATTATAAACGATTAAATTATTTTCCGAAAAATTAGTAATTTTTTAATACTAACATAGTGGTGAATAATGAAATCTTCTTTATTTTTGTTGTAATTCGAGTATCCAAAACAAATTGTGTCATTAAAAACACCCATTATGAAAAAAATTATACAACAGATTTTACCTAGCCTAGCGCTTATTCTGTTCTTAAGTGCAAGCACTTTTGCTCAGACTAAAATTGGTGGTAAGGTAACGGATGCAGATTCTAAAGAGCCATTAATTGGTGTTAGTATCGGCGTAAAAGGAGCAGTAACTGGAACCATTTCAGATGCGAAAGGTAACTTCTCTCTATCAACGAACAAAGCTGGAGCATTAACAATCGTCGTTTCGATGGTAGGTTATGAGCGCCAAGAAATTCCGGTAAAAGGAAATAAAACAGATTTTCAAATTGCTTTAAAAGAGCAGGCTACTCTAGGACAAGATGTGGTTGTTTCTGCCTCTCGTGTGGAAGAAAGCGTTATGCAATCTCCCGTTTCAGTAGAACGTATGGACATACGTGCGATTCGTGAAACACCTGCTGCTTCTTTCTATGATGCTTTACGCAACATTAAAGGAGTTGAGGTGAGTTCACAATCGGTATCTTTCTCGTCTATCGGTATGCGTGGATTTAATAGCAACGGTAACGTACGTGTGGTTCAAATGATCGACGGTATGGATAACCAAGCACCAGGTTTGAACTTCTCTGTAGGTAATATCGTAGGTATTTCTGAATTGGATTTACAATCAGTAGACTTATTGCCAGGAGCAGCTTCTGCTTTATATGGTCCTAATGCTATGAACGGTATCATCTTAATGGATTCGAAATCACCTTTCTTATTCCAAGGATTATCTGCTCAAGTGAAAACAGGAGCGATGTATGCGAGCAATCGTACGGAAACGACTACTCCATATGGAGATATCTCGATTCGTTTTGCTAAAGCATTCAACAACAAAGTTGCTTTCAAATTAAACTTCAACCAATTGACAGCTGATGACTGGCAGTCAACGGATACACGTGACCAATCTTTATTGAACGGTACGGTATTAGGAGCTGGTTCTCGTGGAACTAATTTAGCTTACAATGGTGTGAGTGTATATGGTGATGAGACAAACGTGAATATGTTGACTTCATTAAAGCCATTATTAGGGGTTCCTACGAATCCTTTGACTGCAGGTATCAATCAGATCTCTGCTGC encodes:
- a CDS encoding DUF3089 domain-containing protein, which codes for MDYADPAAWSALPSRYDAADLVPRKSSLKDEQATAKADVFFIHPTIFTYKPENEYVWNASMTDQALNTRTDSSTILNQATAFNAAGRIFAPRYRQAHYQAFVTQYKEDKEAALDLAYSDVKRAFDYYLAHENKGRPIIIASHSQGTVHATRLMKEYFDGKELGKQLVAAYIIGIATPKNTFTNIPVCTSPTQTGCFVAYTSFLQGYLPPWHPGTVTELASVNPLTWSTDENFASKEKNIGGVSYGFKYVKEFADAQNHLGVLWTNTPYVPGRAFVKLKNWHKADINLFYQNIRENAVQRVQTFLSQK